A single genomic interval of Spinacia oleracea cultivar Varoflay chromosome 6, BTI_SOV_V1, whole genome shotgun sequence harbors:
- the LOC110792105 gene encoding uncharacterized protein, with the protein MPTHQQDPSQNPNSAYYLSNSDLNTTKLVNIEFEGEGKSFSDWRRSMMIALSARNKLCFVDGSLNQLAANSTNYRMWIRCNDLVISWILASLEPSVARSVLCLKTARAIWLDLEERYYCRESGPQLFYVQQQLGELTQGDDEEVASFFTKIKLLWDQLDGLEPLPFCVCIGCSCTLTQKLLKTQQNQILFQFLMKLNQKHEHTKSTILMMNPSPTISKAYGLLLQEEQQKEVHNYRVQVHSESTTFNARRFDNKPYKNQYNSSSNPQNSGSGS; encoded by the coding sequence ATGCCTACACATCAGCAAGATCCATCACAGAATCCCAATTCTGCTTACTACCTTAGTAATAGTGATTTGAATACCACCAAATTGGTGAATATTGAGTTTGAAGGTGAAGGAAAAAGTTTCAGTGACTGGAGAAGATCAATGATGATAGCATTGTCTGCTAGGAACAAGCTTTGCTTTGTAGATGGCAGTCTGAATCAACTAGCAGCTAATTCTACAAACTACAGAATGTGGATCAGGTGTAATGACTTGGTCATTTCATGGATACTTGCCTCTCTTGAACCTTCAGTTGCAAGAAGTGTTCTGTGCCTTAAAACTGCAAGAGCAATATGGCTCGATTTAGAGGAAAGATATTATTGCAGAGAATCTGGACCTCAGCTATTTTATGTTCAACAACAGTTAGGTGAATTAACACAAGGAGATGATGAAGAAGTTGCTAGTTTTTTCACCAAGATCAAACTTCTATGGGACCAGCTGGATGGATTAGAACCTTTACCTTTTTGTGTTTGCATAGGCTGTAGTTGCACACTCACTCAGAAATTGTTGAAAACACAGCAGAATCAAATATTGTTTCAGTTTTTGATGAAACTGAATCAGAAGCATGAGCATACTAAGAGTACTATATTAATGATGAATCCTTCACCTACAATTTCAAAGGCCTATGGTCTTTTACTTCAGGAAGAACAGCAAAAGGAAGTACATAATTACAGAGTTCAAGTGCATTCAGAGTCCACAACATTCAATGCAAGAAGATTTGACAATAAACCTTACAAGAATCAGTACAATTCAAGTTCTAATCCTCAAAATTCAGGATCTGGAAGTTAG